A single region of the Halopiger xanaduensis SH-6 genome encodes:
- a CDS encoding chemotaxis protein CheD, translated as MKTYGSEPGAPSPVKVGISELAIGDGDETLKSYGLGSCLAIALYDPDAEIGGLAHAMLPDGDSAANSDRKPGKYADTAIRALLRRMVERGADYTAVEAKIAGGSDMFEFDSFGDGVGQRNIAAAKEELEKLGVPLIAEDVGGDRGRTVEFTPASGTLRVKTSTDDGTNGVTDL; from the coding sequence ATGAAAACGTACGGCAGCGAACCGGGCGCGCCATCGCCGGTCAAAGTCGGCATCTCCGAACTGGCCATCGGTGACGGCGACGAGACGCTCAAATCCTACGGCCTGGGCTCGTGTCTCGCGATCGCCCTCTACGATCCCGACGCCGAAATCGGCGGCCTCGCCCACGCCATGCTCCCCGATGGCGACTCCGCCGCCAACAGCGACCGCAAACCGGGCAAATACGCCGACACGGCGATCCGCGCCCTCCTGCGGCGGATGGTCGAACGCGGCGCCGATTACACGGCCGTCGAGGCGAAGATCGCCGGCGGCAGCGACATGTTCGAGTTCGACAGCTTCGGCGACGGCGTCGGCCAGCGAAACATCGCCGCCGCGAAGGAGGAACTCGAGAAACTCGGCGTTCCGCTGATCGCCGAAGACGTCGGCGGCGACCGCGGTCGAACCGTCGAGTTTACGCCGGCGTCCGGAACGCTTCGCGTAAAAACCTCCACCGACGACGGTACCAACGGAGTGACCGATCTATGA
- a CDS encoding CheR family methyltransferase, with amino-acid sequence MTDDSFDDLLSFVEHELDFATSHYNDSYLDRRVSSRMRRTQNDTYADYLAFLRENADEQTALLEAMSINVTGFFRNPDVWAGIRDVLRTLSAENREVRIWSAACADGREPYSLAMLAHDDDQIDESSISILGTDISEPALETAREGVYEESRTVDMADQLSFLDNYSEFVEQEDRIYRIDDAVKRTVEFERHDLINGDPKSGFDLVVCRNLFIYIDNEYKQSMLEVIARSLRQEGYLVIGKAETIPPNLKSAFSVYDARLRIYQRDAANISS; translated from the coding sequence ATGACAGACGACTCTTTCGACGATTTGCTCTCGTTCGTCGAGCACGAACTGGATTTCGCGACGAGCCACTACAACGACAGCTACCTCGACCGCCGAGTCTCCTCGCGAATGCGTCGCACGCAAAACGACACCTACGCCGATTACCTGGCGTTCCTCCGAGAAAACGCGGACGAACAGACGGCGTTGCTCGAAGCGATGAGCATCAACGTCACCGGGTTCTTCCGCAATCCGGACGTCTGGGCCGGCATTCGAGACGTCCTCCGGACGCTCTCGGCGGAAAACCGCGAGGTCCGGATCTGGAGCGCCGCCTGCGCCGACGGCCGCGAGCCGTACTCGCTGGCGATGCTCGCCCACGACGACGACCAGATTGACGAGTCGTCGATTTCGATCCTCGGAACGGACATCAGCGAACCGGCCCTCGAGACGGCCCGCGAGGGCGTCTACGAGGAGTCGCGGACGGTCGATATGGCCGATCAGTTGTCCTTCCTCGACAACTATTCCGAGTTCGTCGAGCAGGAGGATCGGATCTACCGGATCGACGACGCCGTCAAACGGACTGTCGAGTTCGAACGCCACGACCTGATCAACGGCGATCCGAAGTCGGGCTTCGACCTCGTCGTCTGCCGGAACCTGTTCATCTACATCGACAACGAGTACAAGCAGTCGATGCTGGAAGTGATCGCGCGGTCCCTCCGCCAGGAGGGGTACCTCGTTATCGGCAAGGCCGAAACGATCCCCCCGAACCTCAAATCCGCGTTCTCCGTATACGACGCTCGACTCCGGATCTACCAGCGCGACGCGGCGAACATCTCGTCGTGA
- a CDS encoding DUF7289 family protein yields the protein MSDRPDGDARSSLSLQRDDRAVSELIAFILVFGIILSSVAILSVTGFQAMEDYQEVEQERNADRAMTALAANFNDVLRSDGVEQRYGELSLRGGTITVDEGVALNVSVGGEFIGNKSEFDLEHVSDGDSLPLGAFTYESDDAAIKYEGGGVIRTEEAGSVALEDPQIRYSENLDDTVAIISLVVLEENGRSIQSQGGQGVTISVENRTSAVYRSKDVNVSVKDDDSNGVWEDDILADWQSEHEDVDRVLVTVVEAKVEY from the coding sequence ATGAGCGACCGACCCGACGGCGACGCTCGTTCGTCGCTCTCACTGCAGCGAGACGACCGGGCGGTCTCCGAACTGATCGCGTTCATCCTCGTGTTCGGAATCATCCTCAGCTCGGTCGCTATCCTCTCGGTGACTGGATTTCAGGCGATGGAAGACTATCAGGAGGTCGAACAGGAGCGAAACGCCGACCGGGCGATGACCGCCCTTGCCGCGAACTTCAACGACGTCCTGCGATCCGACGGCGTCGAGCAACGGTACGGCGAACTCTCGTTGCGCGGCGGAACGATCACGGTCGACGAAGGAGTGGCGCTCAACGTCTCCGTCGGTGGCGAATTTATCGGGAACAAGTCGGAATTCGACCTCGAGCACGTCAGCGACGGCGACTCGCTCCCGCTCGGCGCGTTCACGTACGAGTCCGACGACGCGGCGATCAAGTACGAAGGCGGTGGCGTCATCCGTACGGAAGAAGCCGGAAGTGTTGCGCTCGAGGATCCCCAAATTCGGTACAGCGAGAATTTAGACGACACCGTTGCGATCATTTCGCTCGTAGTCCTCGAGGAAAACGGCCGGTCGATACAGAGTCAAGGCGGGCAGGGAGTGACGATCTCGGTCGAGAATCGGACGAGTGCGGTCTACCGGTCTAAGGACGTGAACGTCTCAGTTAAGGACGACGACTCCAACGGCGTATGGGAAGACGACATTCTCGCGGACTGGCAGAGCGAACACGAAGATGTCGACCGGGTGCTCGTGACGGTCGTCGAAGCGAAGGTCGAATACTGA
- a CDS encoding DUF7266 family protein: MIEQRPSAERNQDQDRHRDRGVSIAITHVLTIGITTILIAMLLMSGSSLLESETDRSVETSLETVGERLADEIANVDRIASQNGTETVNLTVDHPRTVSNSGYTVELLNDASEAPLIEDGPCLRLTARSTDVVVYVPVAVDADLDGSATGGTIEISADGDGTITIEEVTG, encoded by the coding sequence ATGATCGAGCAACGCCCTTCCGCCGAGCGAAATCAAGATCAGGATCGACACCGAGACCGAGGCGTCTCCATCGCGATCACGCACGTCCTGACGATCGGCATCACGACGATCCTGATCGCGATGTTGCTGATGAGCGGCAGCAGCCTCCTCGAGTCGGAGACGGACCGCTCGGTCGAAACGTCGCTCGAGACGGTCGGCGAACGACTCGCCGACGAAATCGCGAACGTCGATCGGATCGCGAGTCAGAACGGAACCGAGACCGTAAACCTCACCGTCGATCACCCGCGAACGGTCTCGAATAGCGGCTACACCGTCGAGTTACTGAACGACGCGAGCGAGGCGCCGCTGATCGAGGACGGCCCCTGTCTGCGGCTGACCGCACGGAGTACCGACGTCGTCGTGTACGTGCCGGTCGCCGTCGACGCCGACCTCGACGGATCGGCGACCGGCGGGACGATCGAGATCAGCGCCGACGGCGACGGGACGATCACGATCGAGGAGGTGACGGGATGA
- a CDS encoding DUF7288 family protein, whose translation MTDGTANRNRDDLTRDRAQAYTLEGFIGAMIVLMAVLFALQSAVITPTTGGLADRTVQEQLQQETQDALVVAAANETGNLSYTLRYWEEDDDEIIFNGTDQPGPDGEQVYSEERFGNFTLGQIFDDRLTETGRSYNVELHYENGTGGELETTHLVYQGSPPSNAQTASYIVTLYDDQPVTGTDEYANLSEAEESGTPPIPEHPDTDDTGAGSDSALYNVVEVRVIVW comes from the coding sequence ATGACCGATGGAACTGCCAACCGCAATCGCGACGATCTCACTCGAGACCGTGCACAAGCGTACACTCTCGAGGGGTTCATCGGTGCGATGATCGTCCTGATGGCGGTGCTGTTCGCGCTCCAGTCGGCGGTGATCACGCCGACGACTGGCGGGCTGGCTGACCGGACTGTCCAAGAACAGCTCCAACAGGAGACCCAGGACGCGCTGGTCGTCGCCGCTGCGAACGAAACCGGAAATCTGTCCTACACGCTCAGGTACTGGGAAGAAGACGATGACGAGATCATCTTCAACGGGACCGACCAGCCCGGGCCGGACGGCGAGCAAGTGTACAGCGAGGAGCGGTTCGGGAACTTCACGCTCGGCCAGATTTTCGACGATCGACTGACGGAAACTGGCCGGAGCTACAACGTCGAACTCCACTACGAGAACGGTACCGGCGGCGAACTCGAGACGACGCACCTCGTCTATCAGGGGAGTCCGCCGTCGAACGCACAGACGGCGAGCTATATCGTGACGCTGTACGACGATCAGCCGGTGACCGGGACGGACGAGTATGCGAATCTCAGCGAGGCCGAAGAAAGCGGAACTCCGCCAATTCCGGAACATCCCGATACTGACGATACTGGAGCCGGATCCGACAGTGCACTCTACAACGTCGTCGAGGTGCGGGTGATCGTATGGTAA
- a CDS encoding DUF7287 family protein encodes MTERSRSRTREQRRSRTRTVSISLRDRGQTTQDFAIGIGVFILAVAFVFSFLPSIVTPYDSSVGSAETAQADRIADRVVQNLSTGDSPNEIDGTPIVDDKWSDAQLANLTGLRSTTSDSDDFVHIDKVNVTIQRLNGSTHPPVDGVGPAYEDQPAASSARIVSVEYSGFDEPAYRLLVRVW; translated from the coding sequence ATGACTGAGAGATCACGATCACGAACGCGAGAACAACGTCGGTCCCGGACCCGAACGGTGTCGATCTCGCTGCGAGACCGCGGCCAGACGACGCAGGACTTCGCTATCGGTATCGGCGTCTTCATCCTGGCGGTCGCGTTCGTCTTCTCGTTCCTGCCGTCGATCGTGACGCCCTACGATTCGTCCGTCGGCAGCGCGGAGACGGCGCAGGCGGACCGGATCGCGGATCGGGTCGTGCAGAACCTCTCGACCGGCGACTCGCCGAACGAGATCGATGGAACGCCGATCGTCGACGACAAGTGGTCCGACGCCCAGTTGGCGAATTTGACCGGACTCCGGTCGACGACCAGCGATAGTGATGATTTCGTCCATATCGATAAGGTAAACGTGACCATTCAGCGCCTCAACGGCAGCACACATCCACCCGTCGACGGCGTCGGACCGGCCTATGAGGACCAGCCGGCTGCCAGTTCAGCTCGAATCGTCTCCGTTGAGTACAGCGGGTTCGACGAACCGGCGTATCGGCTCCTCGTGAGGGTGTGGTGA
- a CDS encoding type II secretion system F family protein, whose product MSLQTDDRDTGGVAGGSSSDALGNAFYPLYRLLFSEDSEFVSDVETKLAQARMTDPVELYLARALGIGLITGVALWLIGLTIGYGLFATGLITVNELLGIPLQNQTLIRIIEQLKVPALVFGTGLVFGTIGFALGFGSLTAIPYSRASARKREINMLLTDSVSFMYALSVGGLNQLEIIEAMAQADDTYGEVAKEFQSIVKETEYFDVDYRTAIRKQALETPSDELSQFLTDMLSIVNSGGDMENFLEDKKEKHMRTAKQEQELTLETLELFGEMYMTLSLFPLLLIIIMVVMQMIPQAEVTDNMLYMTVYGLIPLTGVGFLVLVSTVKHDEPGDGFLSMTDDDGRIQRAQQQGLLNLGLVEAFTGDHSVFDRIKNREGTHETVKVLKRPHIFFRDNPLYTLALTVPASLVVITSAMVTGAAPTSWSALLENPIWGTFVYVYVPLYCMAIPLSIFREWNVRYRNTVVNQLSEDLRKLASANDTGLTLLESLKSVSDTTSGKLAREFEMMHTKVNYGMSLKEALIEFNNKYHIPRLARTTRLITEAQEASNQITDVLRTAARASENHDDIERDRKSRTRMQVVIIVMTFMTVLAVIAILKTQFIDTMAGLNPGGGGGSSGAGGAGGDLAQADLSSNVNVDMLSVLFFHAVTMQAILSGFICGYIRDADILSGLKYAVILATIALVGWMLVA is encoded by the coding sequence TTCTACCCGCTGTACCGTCTGCTGTTCAGCGAGGACAGCGAGTTCGTCTCCGACGTCGAAACCAAACTCGCGCAGGCACGGATGACGGACCCGGTCGAGCTCTACCTCGCTCGAGCGCTCGGGATCGGGCTCATCACCGGGGTGGCCCTGTGGCTGATCGGACTCACGATCGGCTACGGCCTCTTCGCGACGGGGCTGATCACGGTCAACGAACTGCTCGGCATTCCGCTGCAGAACCAGACGCTTATTCGGATTATCGAGCAGCTCAAAGTTCCGGCGCTGGTCTTCGGAACCGGGCTCGTGTTCGGCACCATCGGGTTCGCCCTCGGCTTCGGCTCGCTGACCGCGATCCCCTACTCGCGCGCCTCCGCTCGCAAGCGCGAGATCAACATGCTGCTGACCGACTCCGTCTCGTTCATGTACGCGCTGTCGGTCGGCGGCCTCAACCAGCTCGAGATCATCGAGGCGATGGCTCAGGCCGACGACACCTACGGCGAGGTCGCCAAGGAGTTCCAGAGCATCGTCAAGGAGACGGAATACTTCGACGTCGACTACCGAACGGCGATCCGCAAGCAGGCCTTAGAGACCCCCAGCGACGAACTCTCGCAGTTCCTGACCGACATGCTCTCGATCGTCAACAGCGGCGGTGACATGGAGAACTTCCTCGAGGACAAGAAGGAAAAACACATGCGCACCGCCAAGCAGGAGCAGGAGCTCACGCTCGAGACGCTCGAGCTGTTCGGCGAGATGTACATGACGCTGTCGCTGTTCCCGCTCTTGCTCATCATCATCATGGTCGTCATGCAGATGATTCCGCAGGCGGAGGTGACGGACAACATGCTATACATGACCGTCTACGGGCTGATTCCGCTGACCGGAGTCGGCTTCCTCGTCTTGGTCTCGACGGTCAAACACGACGAACCGGGCGACGGTTTCCTCTCGATGACCGACGACGACGGCCGCATCCAGCGGGCTCAGCAGCAAGGACTGCTCAATCTCGGACTCGTCGAGGCCTTCACCGGCGACCACAGCGTCTTCGACCGCATCAAGAACCGCGAAGGAACCCACGAGACGGTCAAGGTACTGAAACGACCGCACATCTTCTTCCGGGATAACCCGTTGTACACGCTGGCGCTGACCGTGCCCGCGTCGCTCGTCGTCATCACGTCGGCGATGGTAACCGGCGCGGCACCGACGTCGTGGAGCGCGCTGCTCGAGAACCCGATCTGGGGGACGTTCGTCTACGTCTACGTACCGCTTTACTGCATGGCGATCCCGCTCTCGATCTTCCGCGAGTGGAACGTCAGGTACCGAAACACCGTCGTCAACCAGCTCTCGGAGGACCTCCGCAAACTCGCCAGCGCGAACGACACCGGGCTGACGCTGCTCGAGTCGCTCAAGTCGGTGTCGGACACCACGAGCGGCAAACTGGCCCGCGAGTTCGAGATGATGCACACGAAGGTCAACTACGGGATGAGCCTGAAGGAAGCGCTCATCGAGTTCAATAACAAGTACCACATCCCGCGGCTCGCGCGGACGACGCGACTGATCACCGAAGCACAGGAGGCGTCGAACCAGATCACCGACGTCCTTCGCACCGCCGCCCGCGCGAGCGAGAACCACGACGACATCGAACGGGACCGGAAATCCCGCACGCGAATGCAGGTCGTGATCATCGTCATGACGTTCATGACGGTCCTCGCGGTGATCGCTATCCTCAAGACGCAGTTCATCGATACGATGGCCGGACTCAATCCCGGCGGTGGCGGCGGTAGCTCCGGCGCCGGCGGTGCGGGTGGCGACCTCGCACAGGCTGATCTCAGCAGTAACGTGAACGTGGATATGCTGTCGGTGTTGTTCTTCCACGCGGTGACGATGCAGGCGATCCTCTCGGGATTCATCTGCGGTTACATCCGCGACGCGGACATTCTGAGCGGACTGAAGTACGCGGTTATACTGGCGACGATCGCACTCGTCGGCTGGATGCTGGTGGCCTAA